The sequence AACGGAAGCATGTGCATGGACAGTCCGCAATTCGAAACCCTGGTGCTCACGCTGGACGAGTGCGTCGCGCTGGTCGAACTGAATCGGCCCGCCAAGGCCAACTCGATGAGCGCCGCGATGTGGTCCGATCTCGATGCCTGCTTTCGCTGGTGCGACAGCGAGAGCGCAGTGCGGGTGGTGGTGCTGGCGGCGCGCGGCAAGCACTTCTGCGCCGGAATCGATCTGCAGATGTTTGCCGCGCTCGATGACCAGCAACTCGAGGCAGCGCGTCGCGCCGAGCAGCGGCGAAACACCATAGAGCGGCTGCAGGCCAACCTCGGCGCGATCGAGCGATGCCGCAAGCCCGTGCTGGCGGCGATCCAGCACACCTGCATCGGCGGCGGCGTCGACATGGTAAGTTGCTGCGATATGCGCTATTGCACCCGGGATGCGTATTTCTCGATCAAGGAAATCGAACTCGGGATGGTGGCCGATGTCGGCACCTTGCAGCGTCTGCCACGCCTGATCGGCGACGGTCTGATGCGCGAACTCGCCTACACCGGGCGGCGCATGAATGCCGACGAGGCGCAGCAAAGCGGCCTCGTGAATCGCGTCTACGCCGATCGCGAACAGATGCTCGGGGAAGTCATGACCATTGCTCGCACCATCGCCTCGCACTCGCCGCTGGCGATTCGCGGCACCAAGGAAGTGTTGCTCTACGGGCGCGATCACAGCGTCGAGGAAGGCCTGCGTTATATCGCGAACTGGAACGCCGGCATGTTGAGCGCCGATGACCTCATGCGCTCCGTGGCGGCAGCTGGCAAGCGCGAGGATCTGCGGTTTCCGGACTGAGTGCAGCCGCTTCCCGCCCGAGCATCGCCAGTTTGCGGGTTCGCCCCCAGCGGTATCCGCCGAATTCTCCCATGCCGCGGATCACGCGGTGACAGGGGACCAGGTAGGCGATGGCATTGCGACCGACCGCCTGGCCGACCGCGCGCGCGGCGCGTGGCTTGCCGATTGCCGTGGCAATGTCGCCGTAGGTGCACAGTCGTCCTTCGGGTATGCGCAATAAAGCCTCCCATACCTGCAATTGAAAATTGGTCCCGCGCAGCAGCAGCGCAAGCGGTTTGCCGTCGCTTGGCAAGCCGCCGAATATCCGGCCCGCAAGCGCCGCGCTTTCGTGTTCGTGCGCGGCCAGGCTCGCATTGGGCCATTCCGCGCGCAGCGCTTGCAGCATGGCGTCGTGATCGTGTTCGTGCGCGAAGGCGAGATGACAAATGCCGCGCGGCGTAAACCCGAGCAGGCATTCTCCGAACGGCGTGGGCGGAAAGCCGTAGCGGATCTGCAGCCCGGACCCACTGCGGGCGAGTTCTCCCGGCGTCACTGCCCAGGTGTTGACGACCAGGTCGTGCAGACGCCCGCCACCGGACAGCCCGAGTTCGTCGGCGACTTCCAGTATCGGGCGTTGCTCCAGCAGCAGTTGCCGCGCGTGTTGCTTGCCCAGGAATTGCAGGAATCGCTTGGGACTGACCCCCGCCCAGCGCGTGAACAGCCGCTGGGTCTGAAATTCGCTCAACCCGAGTTCGTGGGCCAGCGTCGGCAGTTCCGGTTGTTCCCGCCGGTGTGTCTGCAGGAAATCCAGTGCAGCTTCGATCCGCCGGTAATCGTCGCAGTCGGCGCGCAGGTTCATGTTTGATGGAGCCTCTCGGGTAATTCTGCAGCCATGATACCGGGCGGCGCGCGGATGGCGACCCGATTGTTGCATCGTGCGCCAGCGTGGAGCAGCGCGCAGCCGGGCGGTACGCTATTTGCTGAGCAACGAACAGTTTCGGGGCAATTCGCGGTATTGGCGTGATAACGCCGTGCCGATGCGCGCCAACATGGTGCGTAGCCTCGAAGTCGTGCACGGTATTGATGCAATTATTGAATTCGGGACAGGAGAGACTCATGCTGCGATCCAGGCCAGTCGGTGCCATTTTGTCCATGGCCTTCATCGCTCTCGCGACCGGCGCCAGGCCCCTTTATGCCGATGGTGGCGCGCCCGATGCGGCAAACTCCGCCTGGATTCTGAGTTCCACGGCACTGGTGCTGTTCATGACACTGCCCGGGCTGGCACTGTTTTATGGCGGACTGGTCCGCTCCAAGAACGTGCTGACGATACTGATGCAGTGTTTCTCCATTGCCTGCATGGTGTCGATTCTCTGGTATGCGCTGGGTTTCAGCATCGCGTTCGGCGAGGGCAATGCCTGGTTCGGAGGTTTCCAGCGAGTGTTCCTGGCCGGGATCAGTGAATCCTCGCTCAATGGCAGCCTGCCCGAGTCTGTATTCGTGATGTTCCAGATGACCTTCGCGATCATCACCCCGGCGCTGATCATCGGGAGTTTTGCCGAGCGGATGCGTTTTTCGGCGGTCATGATCTTTTCCGCGCTGTGGCTGCTGCTGGTCTATGCACCGGTCACGCATTGGGTTTGGGGAGGTGGCTGGCTGCAGCAGATGGGACTGCTCGATTTCGCCGGGGGCACGGTGGTGCATATCACCGCGGGCGTGGCGGCACTGGTTGCGGCGCTGGTCATCGGCAACCGCAACGGATTCGGGCAGACCGCGATGCCGCCGCACAACATGACCATGACCGTGACCGGTGCCGGCATGCTGTGGGTCGGCTGGTTTGGTTTCAACGCGGGCAGCGCGCTGGCGGCCAATGGCGATGCCGGCATGGCGATGCTGGTCACGCATCTTTCCGCCGCGGCAGGCGCTTTCACCTGGATGTGCGTCGAATGGCTCAAGTTTGGCAAGCCGAGCGCGCTGGGTGTGGTGACGGGAATGGTGGCTGGCCTTGGAACCATCACACCGGCCTCGGGTTTCGTGGGGCCTGCCGCCGCCCTGGTCATTGGCACGACCGCCGGACTGGTGTGCTTTTTCGCGACCCTGACGTTGAAGCGTACCCTGAAGATCGATGATTCCCTCGACGTGTTTCCGGTGCATGGCGTGGGGGGGATACTCGGCACGCTTGCCGTCGGCGTCTTCGCCAGCAGCGAACTCGGTGTGTTCAGCGGCCAGGGCCTTGCCGAGGGTGTATCGATCGGTCACCAGCTCCTGGTGCAGATCGGCGGCATCCTCGCGGTGGGTCTTTACACGGCATTGCTGACCTGGGGACTGCTGCGCCTCACCGGGATGCTGGTGAGTCTGCGGGTCAGCGTCGAGGAAGAAACCGAAGGGCTGGATATCGTGCTTCACAACGAGCGTGGCTATGACCTCTGAGGCAAGGGTGCTGTTGCTCTACCACACCGCCGGATGCCATCTCTGCGAACAGGCCGAGGCGCTCGCGGCACCACTCACGGTCGAGCGCGGCTGGGTGTTGCGGCGGATCGATATCGCCGATGACGAGGCGCTGCTCGAGCGCTACGCGACGCGCATCCCGGTACTTCGCGACCCGCGAGGCGAACGTGAACTGGGGTGGCCGTTCGATGCGCAAATGGTGCTCGATCTGCTCGCGGGTTAGCCGCCTCAGGACTGCTCGAGCGCCGCCAGCGTTTCGCCGACCCATTGCAGGCTGTCGAGGTATGCCTGTTCGACGCTCACCTGGTCCGAACCCAGACGTTCGAGCGCTTGCCACGGCACCTGTTCCCAGGCCGCGGTCTCGAAGGCGAGCGTTGCCGCGAGCACCATGCCCATGTCGCCGCCGTGCTCGAGCAGGGCGGCGCACATCGTATCGCTCAGTCCCATTCCGGACAGCAGCTCGCTCATTTCCCGGTCGAGAAAGGCATCCAGGGCGGACAGGATTCCCAGCATGAAATAGCGTGGTGCCGCAGCGGGTTCGTGGCGTGCCCCAAGCAGCTCGCAGAAGCGCGCCCGTGCCATCGCGATACGGGTGAGTTCGCGCGGTTTGCCGGCGATGTTGGCCAGCACCAGCAGATAACACCACCCGCGCACGCGCTCGAGCCCGAGACGGACGATCGCCTCGCGCAACGATTCGATCGGCAGGGCGCGCCGGTAGAGCGGCGAATTGACCAGCTTGATCAGATTGAAACCGAGCATCGGATCGGATGATATGGTCACCGCCAGCGAATCGAAATCGATTTCCGGACGCGCCAGCTGTGCCATCAGGCCGATGATCGCGTGGCGTGCCACGCTGCTCCGGTCGCCGTGCAGAAGCTGCGGGCGGGCGAGGAAATAACCCTGGAAATAGCTGAAACCGAGGTCGACGCAGTGATTGAACATCTCCCAGGTCTCGATCTTCTCGGCCAGCAGTCGCAGCGGGTAGTTTCTCAGCTGGCGGACTTCCGCGCGCAACTGCACCTCGCCCAGCTCCAGCACATCCAGCTTCACGATATCGGCGAGTTCCACCAGTGGCTCGAGCGAGGGATGGTGCTGGAAATCATCGAGCGCGATGCGAAATCCCTGGTCACGCAGCCGGCCGAGCCCGGCCAGGATCGCGGGCGTGACCTGTACATCCTCGAGCACCTCCACGATCAGGTGGCGTGGATCCAGGGGCGGCGGGTTGATGATCAGGTGGTGGGTGAAATTGATGAACGCGGGTTTTCCTTCGGTCACCTGCATGATGCCCACCGCCCCGAACGCAGTGAGCAGTACCCGCGAGGATGCCTCGTCGCCATCGCCGATGTTCGAGTGATCGGCATGCAGCGAACGGTGCAACAACTCGAATGCCACGACATTCATCGAGGCATCGTAGATCGGTTGTCGCGCGAGCAGAATCGCCTTGTCAGGCATGTGGAATTTACTCGGCCAGTGCCGTCTGCACGAAATAGGGATTGCGGATCAGCTGTTCGCCCGGTTGTACCAGCGGCGTGCTGCGACCCTGCAGGTAAGCGTAGACCACCGCGAACGAGAGCACATTCTGCACATACTGCCGGGTCTCGCGAAACGGGATGGTTTCGACGAAGCGATCGTGCTCCACCTTGTCCGGCAGGCGGCGCAGCCATTGGCGCACACGCCCCGGGCCCGCATTGTAGGCTGCCGCGGCCAGAATCCGGTTCTGCTGGAAGTCATCCAGCATCATGCGCATGTAGCGGCTGCCGATGGTCACGTTGGTGGACGGATCCAGCAGGTCCGAGCTGCCGCGGTAACGGATACCTGCGCGCCGCGCGGTAAGCTGCGCGGTAGCGGGCATCACCTGCATCAGCCCGAGAGCGCCAGCCGGCGATTTCACGGTGGCGTTCATCGCGCTTTCCTGGCGCGCGATCGCGTACAGCCAGGCATTGTCCATGCCCTGACCGCGTGCGGCGCCGTCGAACTGTTTGCTGAACAGGATCGGAAAGCGCAGCTCCAGGTCGTCCCAGTTCTGCACCGAGGCGAGCGTGGTGATCGCCAGCTGGTGCCAGCCCCACTGGTCGGCGAGCTTGGCCGCCGCCAGGCGCTCCGCGAGCGGCATGGCGAGAATCGTGTGCTGCCATTCGCGGCGGGATTCGGGACCGTTTCCGATCAGGAAGAATTCACGCGCGCGACTGATTCCGGGGTTGCGTCCGGTCGCGGCAAGCAGCTCGTCGCTGACCGGTACCGGAACATGCTGCATTTCGTAGGGCATGCCGAGCCGGTCGGCGGCGAGGAAGCCATAGTAGCTGCGTGTCGCGCGCACGCGGTGATAACTGTTGCTGATCTCTTCGCTCGCAGAGAGTGTGTTGCCGGCTTCCCTGGCGCGCGCGCTCCAGTATTCCCAGCGCTGTTCCGTGACCAGCGCGGGCGGCAGTATCTGCAGCGCGGACATCACCGGCTCCCAGCCGCTGCCACGCAGCGCGTAGCGCACGGCGTCCTCGCTCAGCGCATCGCTGCGTGCGGCCGGTTCCAGTCCGAGTATCCACTCCAGGGCCTCGCGCCCCGAGTTCGAGGCCATGTTGGCGGCGATGCGCGGTGCGACGTTGCGCATCGATTCGGTGTCGAGCACGCCACTGCGGGCGTAGCTTTCGAAATTGCGCCGGGCGCTGACGGTATTGGACCCGGCAAGTTTCAGCAGGCCAAACTCCACGATCTGCGAGTGCCGCGGATTGCCGCGCCTGAAACGCTGCGTGTTGCCCACCAGCGCCGGATTGTCCTTGATCTGCAGATAGAGCGTGGCATCGGCGGTATGCGCCGCATCCATGAAGCGCGTCAGGTAGCGTGCGACCTGGTATTCACCCGCTCCCATCGCGAGGTTGAAGCGCTGCCATGCCATTGCGGAGCCGGGGTTGCCGCGCTTGTACCAGGCCTGGAACAGCGCGTCGCAGCTCTTCGGCAACGAACGCGGACTGAGCCACAACGCGGAAATCCGTTGCTGTGCCGCGGCGCTCTGGCCGGTCTGCAGCAGCGCCCAGGCCTGTACACAGCGGCGCTCGATATTGGCCGGATCATCGACATAGTAGTGCAGGTAGTCGTCCCAGCGCTGCTGTGACTGCAACACTTGCAGCCACGCCGCGCGTAGCCGGGAGGCAGGCAGTTGTCCGGCATGGCGGGCGAGAAACCGGTCGATCTCGCCGGGGGAGGCGGAGGAGATGCGCCGGCGCAGTTCCTCCAGTTCGAGATAAGGGTAGAGCGGATAGCCCTGCAGGGAGGCACGATGACGCTCGAGTGGTTTCGCGTCGCCCCGCGTCAGGGCGGTGAAGGCGCTCCGGTACTGGGCGCGTTGTGCCTCGAGCGTATCCGCCACCACTGCCTGTGCCTGCA comes from Gammaproteobacteria bacterium and encodes:
- a CDS encoding crotonase/enoyl-CoA hydratase family protein; translation: MDSPQFETLVLTLDECVALVELNRPAKANSMSAAMWSDLDACFRWCDSESAVRVVVLAARGKHFCAGIDLQMFAALDDQQLEAARRAEQRRNTIERLQANLGAIERCRKPVLAAIQHTCIGGGVDMVSCCDMRYCTRDAYFSIKEIELGMVADVGTLQRLPRLIGDGLMRELAYTGRRMNADEAQQSGLVNRVYADREQMLGEVMTIARTIASHSPLAIRGTKEVLLYGRDHSVEEGLRYIANWNAGMLSADDLMRSVAAAGKREDLRFPD
- a CDS encoding methylated-DNA--[protein]-cysteine S-methyltransferase, whose translation is MNLRADCDDYRRIEAALDFLQTHRREQPELPTLAHELGLSEFQTQRLFTRWAGVSPKRFLQFLGKQHARQLLLEQRPILEVADELGLSGGGRLHDLVVNTWAVTPGELARSGSGLQIRYGFPPTPFGECLLGFTPRGICHLAFAHEHDHDAMLQALRAEWPNASLAAHEHESAALAGRIFGGLPSDGKPLALLLRGTNFQLQVWEALLRIPEGRLCTYGDIATAIGKPRAARAVGQAVGRNAIAYLVPCHRVIRGMGEFGGYRWGRTRKLAMLGREAAALSPETADPRACQLPPRSA
- a CDS encoding ammonium transporter gives rise to the protein MAFIALATGARPLYADGGAPDAANSAWILSSTALVLFMTLPGLALFYGGLVRSKNVLTILMQCFSIACMVSILWYALGFSIAFGEGNAWFGGFQRVFLAGISESSLNGSLPESVFVMFQMTFAIITPALIIGSFAERMRFSAVMIFSALWLLLVYAPVTHWVWGGGWLQQMGLLDFAGGTVVHITAGVAALVAALVIGNRNGFGQTAMPPHNMTMTVTGAGMLWVGWFGFNAGSALAANGDAGMAMLVTHLSAAAGAFTWMCVEWLKFGKPSALGVVTGMVAGLGTITPASGFVGPAAALVIGTTAGLVCFFATLTLKRTLKIDDSLDVFPVHGVGGILGTLAVGVFASSELGVFSGQGLAEGVSIGHQLLVQIGGILAVGLYTALLTWGLLRLTGMLVSLRVSVEEETEGLDIVLHNERGYDL
- a CDS encoding glutaredoxin family protein, whose protein sequence is MTSEARVLLLYHTAGCHLCEQAEALAAPLTVERGWVLRRIDIADDEALLERYATRIPVLRDPRGERELGWPFDAQMVLDLLAG
- a CDS encoding HDOD domain-containing protein → MPDKAILLARQPIYDASMNVVAFELLHRSLHADHSNIGDGDEASSRVLLTAFGAVGIMQVTEGKPAFINFTHHLIINPPPLDPRHLIVEVLEDVQVTPAILAGLGRLRDQGFRIALDDFQHHPSLEPLVELADIVKLDVLELGEVQLRAEVRQLRNYPLRLLAEKIETWEMFNHCVDLGFSYFQGYFLARPQLLHGDRSSVARHAIIGLMAQLARPEIDFDSLAVTISSDPMLGFNLIKLVNSPLYRRALPIESLREAIVRLGLERVRGWCYLLVLANIAGKPRELTRIAMARARFCELLGARHEPAAAPRYFMLGILSALDAFLDREMSELLSGMGLSDTMCAALLEHGGDMGMVLAATLAFETAAWEQVPWQALERLGSDQVSVEQAYLDSLQWVGETLAALEQS
- a CDS encoding transglycosylase SLT domain-containing protein, which produces MVGSLRFGLLFSFLLLLQAQAVVADTLEAQRAQYRSAFTALTRGDAKPLERHRASLQGYPLYPYLELEELRRRISSASPGEIDRFLARHAGQLPASRLRAAWLQVLQSQQRWDDYLHYYVDDPANIERRCVQAWALLQTGQSAAAQQRISALWLSPRSLPKSCDALFQAWYKRGNPGSAMAWQRFNLAMGAGEYQVARYLTRFMDAAHTADATLYLQIKDNPALVGNTQRFRRGNPRHSQIVEFGLLKLAGSNTVSARRNFESYARSGVLDTESMRNVAPRIAANMASNSGREALEWILGLEPAARSDALSEDAVRYALRGSGWEPVMSALQILPPALVTEQRWEYWSARAREAGNTLSASEEISNSYHRVRATRSYYGFLAADRLGMPYEMQHVPVPVSDELLAATGRNPGISRAREFFLIGNGPESRREWQHTILAMPLAERLAAAKLADQWGWHQLAITTLASVQNWDDLELRFPILFSKQFDGAARGQGMDNAWLYAIARQESAMNATVKSPAGALGLMQVMPATAQLTARRAGIRYRGSSDLLDPSTNVTIGSRYMRMMLDDFQQNRILAAAAYNAGPGRVRQWLRRLPDKVEHDRFVETIPFRETRQYVQNVLSFAVVYAYLQGRSTPLVQPGEQLIRNPYFVQTALAE